A DNA window from Rubripirellula tenax contains the following coding sequences:
- a CDS encoding WD40 repeat domain-containing serine/threonine protein kinase produces MSRILSGVASNTDDDEVVGLLDPPSQKLFGQLREFAKRLQTVGEAPPVVDGFNVDRFLQNLKKADPAVEPTLMAGNDETDGSAFSSSIVSLSAQTDFLQPPEAEDEIGRLGGYRILEVLGVGGMGIVFKAEDTQLKRLVALKAIKPAIASNSIAKQRFLREAQSTASIEHHNIVPIYQVGEDGGVPFIAMQFLHGESLQSHLQHHPKLDQTEVLKIGREVAAGLQAAHEHGLIHRDIKPDNIWLDAKSGWARILDFGLVRAASDDLLLTQTDAIVGTPRYMAPEQAQGQAVDHRSDLFSLGSVLYQLATGVPSFTGGNMVATLLAVVNAESKPIAEIAPEIHPDLAALITRLLSKDPQARPQAAAEVVAEITRIERLIQTEPTALAAGSSSATAQSIMPEAGAYGSQTSSGSNGTQIRNWLLAGGFAAFFILAAILLRFKTNDGTVVVQLDGPIELATIEIDDQSVTYQSDETGQIRFRVAPGTHRFTLKNSAGLELETTLGDSPLEIKTGATTSLKAWLERKPDPSGAVVSSAKEKKAAALPTKIPTGPLPKLGTWEPTTEADVDDWYWLSHSLAEMESLPGLALRPAKLKGIRRWNVDTRLPRAGCGSVKFSPDGRHFAVLTNDCQVRIYDAKNLELIQMLPSRGGGSFRPMLDWHSSGRHLVVANPNASATTLWTLVGESLQPTIPIALDQCNAAGFSSDGKILATATAGLVCLYQVDGKILHTVVHPDLNPFAQGKIVWSPDGQIFASQNEDGSLWLFDREGELIRKIDAQTVGAKAGEGAIHWSPSGEFLCAIDGDTQVSIRCITPDGKRQKTVQVARGGRLTQFCWSPDGKRIYAIGHSIWSVTDVDSGEIHDLPQNPGATDIDVSPDGEWVVAIPDRSFHLTDRDLNPKENSETFTGSFGLVRWDASGERLVVGELQPTLWTLDGRHSPIDGVENLWSYHAEWYPDGQRLAIEDANRRSLWIGDPNEEMVPDQLPGLSGFCWSGTGNYAAGIIAAKKQIEIFDDQVMLLKQIPCDDVPSITFRPYTDQMAVRVGKTLYSCSPEGDWRLHYELDLPNIQDWERNELKWSPDGSHLYLQGGYVLRFQDNHFSIVREFVRGGTCADTWNSDGTRNVAADGLNIYLFDAFTGYLLKKHSHPSVMGRCADRHPIRPIFTMGFDDSTFAHYDEDTLQPYWRGVQLPGNQSIAITPAGQILNGDREAIDKHLVYYIETDEGLIKMLTPTEFERLIGESIYTP; encoded by the coding sequence ATGAGCCGCATCCTTTCGGGGGTGGCGTCGAACACGGACGACGACGAGGTTGTGGGATTGTTGGACCCACCGTCACAGAAGCTGTTCGGTCAGCTGCGCGAATTCGCGAAACGACTGCAAACCGTTGGTGAGGCTCCTCCAGTCGTTGATGGTTTCAATGTTGATCGATTCCTTCAAAACCTTAAAAAAGCCGACCCGGCCGTCGAACCGACATTGATGGCCGGCAACGATGAGACCGATGGGTCAGCGTTCTCGTCATCGATTGTCAGTTTGTCCGCCCAAACCGATTTCCTGCAGCCGCCCGAAGCGGAAGATGAGATCGGACGCTTGGGGGGTTATCGCATTTTGGAAGTTTTGGGGGTTGGTGGGATGGGGATCGTATTTAAAGCCGAAGACACACAATTAAAACGGCTGGTGGCTCTCAAAGCGATCAAGCCAGCGATCGCGTCGAACTCGATCGCCAAGCAGCGGTTCCTGCGCGAGGCTCAATCGACGGCATCGATCGAACATCACAACATCGTTCCGATCTATCAAGTCGGTGAAGACGGCGGCGTACCGTTCATCGCGATGCAATTCTTGCACGGCGAATCGTTGCAATCGCATTTGCAACACCACCCCAAGCTCGATCAAACCGAGGTCTTGAAAATCGGTAGGGAAGTCGCCGCCGGTCTACAGGCCGCCCATGAGCATGGTTTGATCCATCGCGACATCAAGCCCGACAACATCTGGCTCGATGCCAAATCAGGATGGGCACGAATCCTTGATTTCGGATTGGTGCGAGCGGCCAGCGACGATCTGCTGTTGACGCAAACCGATGCGATCGTTGGCACGCCGCGCTACATGGCACCCGAACAAGCGCAAGGCCAGGCGGTCGATCATCGCAGCGATCTTTTCAGCCTCGGCAGTGTGCTCTACCAACTCGCCACCGGCGTGCCGTCGTTCACCGGCGGCAACATGGTCGCGACCCTGCTCGCCGTCGTTAACGCAGAGTCGAAGCCGATCGCAGAGATTGCGCCGGAGATTCATCCCGACCTCGCCGCGCTCATCACGCGACTGCTTTCCAAAGACCCGCAAGCTCGCCCCCAAGCAGCCGCGGAGGTTGTCGCGGAGATTACTCGGATTGAACGATTGATCCAAACTGAGCCGACGGCGCTAGCCGCGGGTTCGTCGAGTGCGACGGCTCAATCGATCATGCCCGAGGCTGGTGCCTACGGTTCACAAACATCCTCCGGTTCCAACGGAACCCAAATTCGCAACTGGCTTCTCGCCGGTGGTTTCGCGGCGTTCTTCATTCTCGCCGCGATCCTGCTTCGATTTAAAACCAACGATGGCACCGTGGTCGTCCAGCTTGATGGTCCCATCGAGCTAGCGACGATCGAAATCGACGATCAATCGGTCACCTATCAGTCCGATGAAACGGGACAGATCCGTTTTCGTGTCGCCCCCGGCACCCATCGTTTTACTCTGAAGAATAGCGCTGGACTCGAGTTAGAGACGACGCTGGGCGACAGTCCGCTGGAGATCAAAACCGGTGCGACGACGTCACTGAAAGCCTGGTTGGAGCGAAAGCCAGATCCATCGGGTGCAGTCGTTTCGAGTGCGAAAGAAAAGAAAGCAGCCGCACTACCAACAAAAATCCCCACCGGGCCATTGCCGAAACTCGGAACGTGGGAGCCGACAACGGAGGCGGATGTTGACGACTGGTATTGGCTGAGCCACTCACTCGCCGAAATGGAGTCCTTACCGGGTTTGGCGTTGCGACCTGCCAAACTCAAGGGCATTCGGCGATGGAATGTCGATACACGGCTGCCTCGTGCCGGTTGCGGTAGTGTCAAGTTCAGTCCCGATGGCAGGCACTTTGCCGTCTTGACAAACGATTGCCAAGTAAGAATCTACGATGCGAAAAATTTGGAACTGATCCAAATGTTACCCAGTCGAGGAGGAGGATCGTTTCGGCCAATGCTGGATTGGCACTCCAGTGGGCGTCACCTCGTCGTTGCCAACCCCAACGCATCGGCGACAACACTCTGGACACTGGTCGGGGAATCGCTTCAACCCACGATTCCGATCGCACTGGACCAATGCAATGCCGCCGGATTCAGTTCAGATGGAAAGATTTTAGCGACCGCCACCGCCGGATTGGTTTGTCTCTACCAAGTCGACGGAAAGATCCTGCATACTGTCGTCCATCCCGACTTGAACCCGTTCGCGCAGGGCAAGATAGTATGGTCCCCCGACGGACAAATTTTCGCCTCTCAAAACGAAGATGGATCGTTATGGTTGTTTGATCGCGAGGGGGAACTGATTCGCAAAATTGATGCCCAGACGGTCGGAGCCAAGGCTGGGGAAGGTGCGATCCACTGGAGTCCGTCGGGTGAGTTTCTGTGTGCGATTGATGGTGACACTCAAGTCAGCATTCGCTGTATCACGCCCGATGGTAAACGCCAAAAAACGGTCCAGGTCGCTCGTGGCGGTAGGCTAACACAGTTTTGCTGGTCACCCGATGGTAAAAGAATCTACGCGATCGGACACAGCATTTGGAGCGTCACTGACGTGGACTCGGGGGAGATTCACGACCTGCCGCAAAATCCAGGTGCAACCGATATCGACGTTAGCCCGGATGGCGAATGGGTGGTTGCGATCCCTGATCGGAGTTTCCATTTGACCGACCGGGACCTCAACCCAAAAGAGAATAGCGAGACATTCACTGGATCATTCGGCTTGGTCCGGTGGGATGCAAGCGGCGAGCGTTTGGTGGTTGGGGAATTGCAACCGACTCTTTGGACCCTTGACGGGCGACATTCGCCGATTGATGGTGTCGAAAACCTGTGGAGTTATCATGCGGAATGGTATCCCGATGGTCAGCGGTTAGCGATCGAAGACGCCAATAGACGATCGCTATGGATCGGAGATCCGAATGAAGAAATGGTGCCGGATCAGCTACCAGGATTAAGTGGCTTCTGCTGGAGCGGCACTGGAAACTACGCTGCCGGAATTATCGCTGCGAAGAAGCAGATCGAAATCTTTGATGACCAGGTGATGCTCTTGAAGCAAATCCCTTGCGACGACGTCCCAAGTATCACCTTTCGCCCTTACACCGACCAAATGGCGGTCCGCGTCGGGAAAACACTCTACTCCTGCTCACCAGAAGGTGACTGGCGTCTTCACTACGAACTGGACCTACCCAACATTCAAGATTGGGAGCGAAACGAGCTGAAGTGGAGCCCCGATGGCAGTCACCTTTACCTTCAGGGCGGCTATGTACTCCGATTTCAAGATAATCATTTTTCGATTGTACGTGAGTTTGTCCGTGGAGGCACATGTGCGGACACGTGGAATTCCGATGGAACCCGAAACGTCGCTGCGGATGGTCTGAACATTTATCTCTTCGATGCGTTCACGGGATACTTACTGAAGAAGCACAGCCATCCCTCCGTCATGGGCCGATGCGCCGATCGGCATCCGATTCGTCCGATCTTCACGATGGGATTTGATGATTCGACGTTTGCCCACTACGACGAAGACACGCTCCAGCCGTATTGGCGAGGCGTTCAACTGCCGGGCAACCAATCGATCGCCATCACACCGGCGGGTCAAATTTTGAATGGTGATCGCGAGGCGATCGACAAACACTTGGTCTATTACATCGAAACCGACGAAGGCTTGATAAAAATGCTCACGCCGACCGAATTTGAACGGCTCATCGGCGAGTCAATCTACACGCCTTAA
- a CDS encoding efflux RND transporter periplasmic adaptor subunit has product MKFLATAFVRLLIPIGILVAGAYGYTRLSIEPAEEMSEPAEEQVLRSRIVSLASSDFVVKIQTNGVVGPHNRVTLSAEVTGTIRATEVAFEVGSFFQAGDLLLDIDDRDYQTALQVAREQNKLAKATLTLTQSAHERNQELARRNSASGAELDSTLSALVAAQSQVEITASAIDQAQRDLERTKIYAPFDGRVATKSVGVGQLVSPGTMLGDVFAIDYAEVRLPIASRELRHLKLPEREGDPPVDVELRDAIDASSGSRWRAKIVRTEGTLDADSLELFAIARIDDPFSFHSDHAILRIGQPVVAIVRGEILRDVMVIPRGAVRRLDQVYLIDRDKLTLRSLTIDPLWSDADNVIVRDGSIQDGEMLATSMLVYAPEGSLVQIIPDDSAAVSLAGEPPELEATP; this is encoded by the coding sequence ATGAAGTTTCTGGCTACCGCCTTCGTCCGACTTTTGATTCCCATCGGCATCCTGGTTGCCGGTGCTTACGGATATACACGTCTGTCGATCGAGCCAGCGGAGGAAATGAGCGAGCCGGCTGAGGAGCAGGTACTGCGCAGTCGTATCGTGTCTTTGGCTTCCAGCGATTTCGTAGTAAAAATTCAGACCAACGGCGTTGTCGGTCCGCACAACCGCGTGACGTTGAGCGCCGAAGTCACCGGAACCATTCGCGCCACCGAGGTTGCCTTCGAAGTCGGTTCGTTCTTCCAAGCCGGCGACCTGTTGCTGGACATCGACGACCGTGATTATCAAACCGCGCTGCAGGTCGCGCGCGAGCAAAACAAGCTCGCCAAAGCGACCTTGACGTTGACCCAATCCGCTCACGAGCGGAACCAAGAACTCGCCCGCCGGAACAGCGCATCCGGCGCCGAACTCGACAGCACATTGTCGGCGCTGGTTGCAGCCCAATCGCAAGTCGAGATCACCGCCTCGGCGATTGACCAAGCCCAGCGCGACTTGGAACGCACGAAGATCTATGCACCCTTTGACGGCCGTGTCGCAACGAAGTCGGTCGGCGTGGGACAATTGGTCAGTCCGGGTACGATGCTGGGTGATGTGTTCGCGATTGATTACGCCGAGGTTCGTTTGCCGATCGCAAGCCGCGAACTGAGACACTTGAAGTTGCCTGAAAGGGAAGGCGACCCGCCCGTCGACGTTGAACTGCGCGACGCGATCGATGCATCGTCGGGTTCCCGCTGGCGTGCGAAAATCGTTCGAACCGAAGGAACGCTCGACGCGGATTCGTTGGAGCTGTTCGCGATCGCACGGATCGACGATCCCTTTTCGTTTCATTCTGACCATGCGATTTTGCGGATCGGTCAACCGGTTGTCGCGATCGTTCGCGGTGAGATCCTTCGTGATGTGATGGTGATTCCACGCGGTGCCGTGCGACGACTCGATCAGGTGTATTTGATTGACCGCGACAAGCTGACCCTGCGATCATTGACGATCGATCCGCTCTGGTCGGATGCTGATAACGTGATTGTTCGCGACGGTTCGATTCAGGACGGTGAAATGCTGGCGACGTCGATGCTGGTCTATGCACCGGAGGGCAGTTTGGTGCAGATCATTCCGGACGATAGTGCCGCGGTGTCGCTGGCCGGCGAGCCGCCCGAGTTGGAAGCCACACCGTGA
- a CDS encoding efflux RND transporter permease subunit, which yields MIRWFTINGIAANFLMVAIIVAGGYVAVNHVPLEVTPALSWNTVMIDMEYRGATAKDVERAILVPVEAALEGVDGIDSLNADGFRGGAKFFLRASRGKDLRDLMDDVKARIDTITTFPAETEPPRVLIPESANYFDILQIAVMGDLSPHDMRRVARRVQQDLLEMPGISRVDIRGEKESEVAIEANVDKLLAYNLSFQDLTDAIRGFSLDLPAGAIDSNSGTFIVRTRGQAYSEEEFENIPIRSTAGAEVRLGEVATIRDGFVEGDQKLFFNGKPAVFVPVMRVGGESALGISNEVREYVRTARTRFPDGIELEIWDDESLAIRHRLSTLAWSLLQGGFFVLLILGLFIRPALAFWIVIGIPVSFAGAALFMPWFDLTANVMSLFGFIIVTGIVVDDAIVTGENVYSKIMEGVDPLEAAVEGTREVATPVTFGALTTVVAFLPLMFFDGTWGDYARQVPPVVAPVLLFSLIESKLILPAHLKHLRRRTGKGIFARFQSAIATGLERFIASVYQPTLRLAVGNRFAVIAAFIAMAMLMAGYCAGGRMGFVAFPSVDSTRISAKLDLPADTPLEVTERYVLRISEALDQLKAEFVDPGNGRSLVQHVVRLTGSRRPGSEFDKARGYMAFEVMPPEDRSVPGPKNSVLAQRWSELVGEIPEARRFETRSESSIVRDSEYDDEDLNIELRGPSSPEKRDVARQIKAMLDGYTELKDQWANINEGQDELEISLKPRAAELGLTQSVLASQIRQAFFGEEAQRIQRGVDDIRVMVRLPLEARQSLHTLDRLKIRTPRGAEVPLETVATISLVKAPSHVERNDRAEIIRLGAQPVDEAVDVVGISKELAPKLDALCIRHGLSYQFLGYVAEAEKTKRQTIIGSVLLFLTLYGLLAIALKSLVQPIYVLLAVPFAIIGALVGHILLDLTPSYLSIFGMLALAGIAVNDTLVMVDFINRRTASGMTLIDAALEAGGKRFRPIFLTSITTFVGLLPLMLDESIQAQFLIPMAVSLAFGVLFATAITLYMVPCAVLAGADIARLTKTAARWYWFPLGNRTQA from the coding sequence GTGATTCGTTGGTTCACGATCAACGGCATCGCCGCCAACTTTTTGATGGTCGCGATCATTGTTGCCGGTGGCTATGTCGCGGTGAATCATGTGCCGCTAGAAGTCACGCCGGCGCTGAGCTGGAACACGGTCATGATCGACATGGAGTATCGCGGTGCGACCGCGAAAGATGTCGAGCGTGCGATCCTTGTTCCCGTCGAGGCGGCGCTGGAAGGTGTCGACGGAATCGATTCGCTGAATGCCGACGGTTTTCGTGGCGGCGCGAAATTCTTTCTGCGAGCAAGTCGCGGCAAAGATCTTCGCGATTTGATGGATGACGTCAAAGCGAGAATCGACACGATCACGACGTTCCCCGCGGAAACCGAACCGCCTCGTGTGCTGATCCCTGAATCGGCAAACTATTTCGATATCCTGCAAATCGCGGTGATGGGCGATTTGTCGCCGCACGACATGCGACGCGTCGCCCGTAGAGTACAGCAGGACTTGCTGGAGATGCCGGGTATCAGTCGCGTTGATATTCGTGGTGAAAAGGAATCGGAAGTCGCGATCGAAGCGAATGTCGACAAACTGCTGGCATACAACTTGAGCTTCCAAGATTTGACGGACGCGATTCGCGGGTTCTCGTTAGACCTTCCTGCCGGTGCGATCGACAGCAACAGTGGTACGTTCATCGTGCGCACGCGAGGCCAGGCATATTCAGAAGAAGAATTCGAAAACATTCCGATACGATCGACCGCCGGCGCCGAAGTTCGACTGGGCGAAGTCGCAACGATCCGCGACGGATTCGTCGAAGGCGACCAGAAATTGTTCTTCAATGGAAAGCCAGCCGTCTTTGTGCCGGTGATGCGTGTGGGCGGCGAAAGTGCGCTCGGAATTTCGAACGAGGTTCGCGAGTATGTCCGTACCGCCCGCACGCGTTTTCCCGACGGTATCGAACTTGAAATTTGGGACGACGAATCCTTGGCGATTCGACATCGGCTCAGCACGCTTGCGTGGTCGCTGCTTCAGGGTGGTTTTTTCGTGCTGTTGATACTCGGCCTGTTCATCCGGCCCGCGCTGGCGTTTTGGATCGTGATCGGTATTCCGGTCAGCTTTGCCGGCGCGGCGTTGTTCATGCCATGGTTCGATTTGACCGCGAATGTGATGAGTTTATTCGGGTTCATCATCGTGACAGGCATCGTCGTGGATGACGCCATCGTCACGGGCGAGAACGTGTACTCCAAAATCATGGAAGGCGTCGATCCGTTGGAAGCCGCCGTCGAAGGAACCCGCGAAGTCGCGACGCCGGTCACGTTTGGTGCGCTGACCACGGTCGTCGCGTTCTTGCCGTTGATGTTCTTTGATGGAACGTGGGGCGACTACGCACGGCAGGTGCCGCCGGTGGTTGCGCCGGTGCTGTTGTTTTCGCTGATCGAGTCGAAGTTGATTCTGCCCGCTCACTTGAAACACTTACGCCGCAGAACGGGGAAAGGGATCTTTGCGCGTTTTCAATCCGCGATCGCAACCGGTTTGGAACGGTTCATTGCTTCCGTCTATCAACCGACGCTGCGATTGGCCGTCGGGAATCGATTTGCCGTGATTGCGGCGTTCATCGCGATGGCGATGTTGATGGCCGGTTATTGCGCGGGTGGGCGGATGGGATTCGTCGCGTTCCCGTCGGTGGACAGCACTCGGATTTCCGCGAAGTTGGATTTGCCGGCCGATACGCCCCTCGAAGTGACCGAGCGTTATGTCCTTCGGATTTCTGAAGCGCTCGATCAATTGAAGGCGGAGTTCGTCGATCCAGGAAACGGCCGATCCTTGGTCCAGCACGTCGTTCGATTGACGGGCTCGCGTCGTCCCGGTTCCGAATTTGACAAAGCACGCGGCTACATGGCCTTTGAAGTCATGCCACCGGAGGATCGCAGCGTCCCGGGCCCGAAGAACAGCGTACTGGCGCAACGATGGAGCGAGTTGGTGGGTGAAATCCCCGAAGCGCGACGGTTCGAGACGCGTTCAGAATCGTCCATCGTTCGCGATAGCGAATACGACGACGAAGATTTAAACATCGAACTGCGAGGTCCATCTTCGCCAGAAAAACGCGACGTCGCTCGCCAGATCAAAGCGATGCTCGACGGCTATACCGAACTGAAGGATCAATGGGCCAACATCAACGAAGGGCAAGACGAATTGGAGATCAGCCTGAAACCACGGGCTGCTGAATTGGGGCTGACACAGTCGGTCTTGGCCAGCCAGATTCGACAGGCGTTCTTCGGCGAAGAAGCCCAGAGGATTCAACGTGGTGTCGATGACATTCGTGTCATGGTGCGATTGCCGCTGGAAGCAAGACAGTCACTGCATACGCTTGATCGCCTCAAAATCCGGACACCGCGAGGCGCCGAAGTCCCTCTCGAAACGGTCGCGACGATCAGCCTGGTCAAGGCACCGTCCCATGTCGAACGCAACGATCGAGCGGAAATCATTCGCTTGGGTGCTCAGCCTGTTGATGAAGCGGTGGATGTCGTCGGGATCTCAAAAGAGTTGGCGCCGAAGCTGGATGCTTTGTGCATCCGACACGGACTGTCCTACCAGTTTCTCGGCTATGTCGCCGAAGCAGAAAAAACAAAGCGCCAGACGATCATCGGTTCGGTTTTGCTGTTCTTGACGCTGTATGGATTGCTGGCGATCGCATTGAAGTCACTGGTCCAACCGATCTATGTGCTGTTGGCCGTTCCTTTTGCAATCATCGGGGCTTTGGTCGGGCACATTTTGCTGGACCTGACCCCTTCGTATCTTTCGATTTTTGGAATGTTGGCGTTGGCCGGCATCGCAGTCAACGACACGTTGGTGATGGTGGACTTCATCAATCGCCGCACTGCATCGGGTATGACATTGATCGACGCGGCGCTCGAAGCCGGCGGAAAGCGATTCCGGCCGATCTTCTTAACGTCGATCACGACCTTTGTCGGATTGTTGCCGTTGATGTTGGATGAATCGATCCAGGCCCAGTTCTTGATTCCGATGGCCGTGTCCTTGGCCTTCGGCGTTTTGTTCGCGACGGCGATCACGCTGTACATGGTACCCTGTGCCGTATTGGCCGGTGCCGACATCGCACGACTGACCAAAACGGCTGCAAGATGGTACTGGTTTCCTTTGGGCAACCGCACTCAGGCCTAA
- a CDS encoding glycoside hydrolase family 16 protein yields the protein MKCFLIVSVFVFLGLSSQSLTAQEAVLEPQVTANKALKLVWSDEFDGDSLDYSKWGVEENAFGGGNNELQLFTDREKNVRVEDGYLVLEAHRDNANISGTEREYSSARIRTKHRGDWKYGRIEVRAKLPIGQGMWPAIWMLPTDNKYGTWAASGEIDIMEYRGQKPNEVLGTLHYGGVWPKNKYSGETFVKPEGNFAEDFHTFSVDWTEGKIVWSIDGKPYQTQTKWTSDGGEFPAPFDQKFHLLLNLSVGGNFLGNPDETTQFPQKMLVDFVHVYQ from the coding sequence ATGAAGTGCTTCTTGATTGTTTCTGTTTTTGTTTTTTTAGGCTTGTCGTCACAGTCGCTGACCGCACAAGAAGCGGTGCTCGAGCCACAAGTGACTGCGAACAAAGCGTTGAAATTGGTTTGGAGTGACGAGTTCGACGGCGACTCGTTGGACTATTCCAAATGGGGCGTTGAAGAAAATGCGTTTGGTGGCGGCAACAACGAATTGCAGTTGTTCACTGACCGAGAGAAAAATGTTCGCGTCGAAGATGGATACTTGGTATTGGAAGCACATCGCGACAATGCCAACATCAGTGGCACGGAACGCGAATACTCGTCCGCTCGGATCCGAACCAAACACCGTGGTGACTGGAAGTACGGACGAATCGAAGTGCGTGCGAAGCTGCCCATCGGCCAAGGAATGTGGCCCGCGATCTGGATGCTGCCCACCGACAACAAGTACGGGACCTGGGCGGCAAGCGGCGAGATCGACATCATGGAATACCGCGGTCAAAAGCCGAACGAAGTCCTTGGAACGCTGCACTACGGCGGTGTATGGCCAAAGAACAAATACTCAGGCGAAACGTTCGTGAAGCCAGAAGGAAACTTTGCGGAAGATTTTCACACGTTTTCGGTGGATTGGACGGAAGGGAAAATCGTTTGGTCGATCGACGGAAAGCCCTATCAAACGCAGACCAAATGGACGTCCGACGGCGGCGAGTTTCCAGCTCCCTTTGACCAAAAATTCCACCTGCTGTTGAACCTGTCGGTCGGCGGTAACTTCCTTGGCAATCCGGACGAAACGACACAGTTCCCGCAGAAGATGCTCGTCGATTTTGTCCACGTCTATCAATAG
- a CDS encoding MFS transporter yields the protein MNSQSQERLSVGEKVGYGLGDAASNLFWKTFESFLVYFYTDVFGLTAKSTGTLLLVTRIWDAINDPLVGYLADRTRTSWGRFRPYLVWMSLPFAITGVLTFYTPDLGPSGKLIYAYITYTLVMMAYTAINIPYGALMGVITPNSIERTSVSTYRFVAAFCGGIVVQYCTLGMVRYFGSTDGAGADINAEAVVNEQVGFFWTMVVFSAAAVVLFLITFATTKERVQPAKSEQSTFRADMRFVLTSIRLHQSLLVGIALLACLATAFSPSTLLPILMGYVVLSLLSLAARSFGMRRFASVTGPSTFEADFNDLLTNRPWMVLFAFGLFQLSGLFIRGGAVLYYFKYYCGDAELATAFWVMGSFAAIAGMLLTKPLTKRFGKKWLMVGMNAAVAALCFGFLFLKPEQVTAMYALQIVTAFVGGPVPVLLWAMYADTADYSEWKNNRRATGLVFAAATFSQKMGCAVGAAMTGFTLAYYNYAQPIEGIEQSQTEFTLGGLRMMMSVIPAAFLFAAAICLVFYNINVTLEQQIETDLRIRKAGDPQSA from the coding sequence ATGAACAGTCAATCGCAGGAAAGGCTCAGTGTTGGCGAAAAGGTCGGATACGGCCTCGGCGACGCCGCGTCCAACCTGTTTTGGAAGACCTTCGAATCTTTTTTGGTTTACTTCTACACCGACGTTTTCGGGCTGACGGCTAAGTCGACCGGGACACTGCTGTTGGTGACCCGGATCTGGGACGCGATCAACGACCCGTTGGTGGGTTATCTTGCCGATCGGACTCGCACGAGCTGGGGACGATTTCGCCCCTACTTGGTTTGGATGTCGTTGCCTTTCGCAATCACCGGCGTGCTGACGTTTTACACGCCCGATCTGGGGCCAAGTGGCAAGCTGATCTATGCCTACATCACCTACACGTTGGTGATGATGGCCTACACGGCGATCAACATTCCCTACGGCGCGTTGATGGGCGTGATCACGCCGAACTCGATCGAGCGGACCAGCGTTTCGACCTATCGATTCGTCGCAGCTTTCTGTGGCGGCATCGTGGTCCAGTACTGCACGCTCGGAATGGTGCGTTACTTTGGAAGTACCGATGGCGCCGGCGCTGATATCAATGCCGAAGCCGTCGTCAACGAACAGGTCGGATTCTTTTGGACGATGGTGGTCTTTTCGGCGGCGGCGGTCGTCTTGTTTTTGATCACGTTTGCGACAACGAAGGAGCGAGTCCAACCGGCCAAGTCCGAGCAATCAACGTTTCGCGCCGACATGCGGTTCGTATTGACGAGTATTCGATTGCATCAGTCGCTCTTGGTCGGCATTGCCTTGTTGGCGTGTCTTGCGACTGCGTTTTCGCCGTCGACGCTGTTGCCAATCCTGATGGGCTACGTCGTGTTGAGTTTGCTTTCGCTCGCTGCGCGCAGTTTCGGTATGCGGCGTTTCGCATCCGTCACGGGCCCTTCAACATTCGAGGCGGACTTCAACGACTTGCTGACCAACCGGCCGTGGATGGTGTTGTTTGCATTTGGGCTGTTTCAATTGTCCGGTCTGTTCATACGCGGCGGCGCGGTCTTGTACTACTTCAAGTACTACTGTGGCGATGCCGAGTTGGCGACCGCTTTTTGGGTGATGGGAAGCTTTGCCGCGATCGCGGGAATGCTGTTGACGAAACCGTTGACAAAGCGATTCGGAAAGAAGTGGTTGATGGTCGGAATGAATGCCGCTGTCGCTGCCCTTTGCTTCGGTTTTTTGTTCTTGAAGCCGGAGCAGGTCACCGCAATGTACGCTCTGCAAATCGTAACGGCGTTCGTCGGCGGACCGGTCCCTGTCTTGTTGTGGGCGATGTATGCGGATACCGCTGACTACTCGGAATGGAAGAACAATCGACGCGCGACGGGCCTCGTTTTCGCCGCGGCAACGTTCTCGCAGAAGATGGGTTGCGCGGTCGGCGCCGCGATGACCGGCTTCACACTTGCCTACTACAACTACGCACAACCGATTGAAGGCATCGAACAATCGCAAACAGAATTCACCCTCGGCGGACTGCGAATGATGATGAGCGTGATTCCCGCGGCATTTTTATTCGCGGCGGCTATTTGTCTGGTGTTTTACAACATCAACGTCACACTCGAACAACAAATCGAAACCGATCTGCGTATTCGAAAGGCGGGCGACCCACAATCAGCGTAG